A window of Bradyrhizobium sp. AZCC 1719 genomic DNA:
CGATTTTGACGGCGAGCGCCATCGCGGCGTCGAAGGCCTTGCCGGCATCGGCCACCTCCTCCACCAGGCGCCATTCGTAAGCCTCGGCCGCTGTGATGCGCTGGTCGGCCAGGATTACGGCCTGCTTGGTGCGGGCTGGTCCCATCAGGTGCAGCATGCGCGGCACGCTCTGCCAGCTCATATTCATGCCGAGGCCGATCTCGGGCACGCGCATATGGGCGTCGCGGGCCATCACCCGGAAATCCAGCGCGACCGCCAGCGCCACGCCGCCGCCGACGCAAAAGCCCTCGATGGCGCCGATCGTGATCTGCTCCATGTCCTGCCAGGCCCGGGTCAGCCGCGGCCCGAGCTTCAAGTGCCGGCGCAAGGCTCCGAGGTCCATGGTCTTGCGCGAACGGCCCTCGGGGTCCTTGAGATCAAAGCCGGCACTGAACGACTTTGCGCCGCCAGTCAGCACCACGACCGATGTGTCACCATCATCCTCAAAACTGCGGGCGGCGTCGGTAAGCTGGCGCAGCGCTTCCGGCGACAACGCATTGACGCCGTCGCCGCGGTCGAAACGCACAACAGCGATACGGCCGTCCGGCCCGAGGCCTTTTTCAATCGTCACAAACCCGGTCAATCCATCACTCCCTGTTCGTCATTTTTCGAAAGTTTAGA
This region includes:
- a CDS encoding enoyl-CoA hydratase/isomerase family protein; this translates as MTGFVTIEKGLGPDGRIAVVRFDRGDGVNALSPEALRQLTDAARSFEDDGDTSVVVLTGGAKSFSAGFDLKDPEGRSRKTMDLGALRRHLKLGPRLTRAWQDMEQITIGAIEGFCVGGGVALAVALDFRVMARDAHMRVPEIGLGMNMSWQSVPRMLHLMGPARTKQAVILADQRITAAEAYEWRLVEEVADAGKAFDAAMALAVKIAAQPPLSVAMTKLTINRLAHALDDLASHMDVDQFALASMTEDHKEGVAAFLERRKPKFRGK